Proteins encoded in a region of the Xylocopa sonorina isolate GNS202 chromosome 11, iyXylSono1_principal, whole genome shotgun sequence genome:
- the Tmem63 gene encoding transmembrane protein 63, whose amino-acid sequence MGYAYFQSSLQGTPSTETCIPVPRHNTTLLTDAYAGIPENLLLNFIGFLLLVILFGLLRKKAWNYGRLALLNKMNVRWMEIFYGDNEGRDADALCIETSVNSQLSQVDRGFLSWIVTAFKVTDDELLKRAGPDGLLYISFERHLIILTCLMLIVSLCIALPINFHGNMQGDNATFGHTTLSNLDPMSTWIWVHTVLLLSYLPIGGYIMRHFLKKVRDSKHGGELAARTLLITEIPKHQCNIQILTDYFSHTFPTLTVEDVTLAYDIRRLSALNIEKDCAEQARLYCENYARRREPLKMYPYPCGQVIGCCCKNQIDAQTFYANEEIRLTELVEEEKKVALNRPLGVAFVTLGTPGAAKAMKKHLCSLPSLKWVVDYAPTPSDIFWENLSVARPCWYLNAVLINFALGIVLFFLTTPAVIVSALNKLPITGEIMNLSPVVSSFLPTVLLVSVAALMPVLVARSESLVRHWTRSSLNRAVMTKTLLLLLLMVLILPSLGLTSAQAFLDWTVNAANDTERWDCVFLPDQGALFVNYVITAALLGSGLELVRFPELALYTFRLCIARSRAERIHVRKAVLWEFPLGAHYAWLLLVFTMTTVYSLACPLITPFGLLYLVVKHLVDRHNLCFAYGPSIGGGQLAGAAASATGAAPILAQAAMLALGLVRRGLSPLAAVQLSGLAASILGLVTGATLPASKPKTQTQKRDLSAGQNFVAPVLRQKQTSLEEVVSADLNSDLNLPESTNTSPTVQDSPKLYQNYGKESEA is encoded by the exons ATGGGCTACGCATACTTTCA ATCGAGTCTGCAAGGGACACCGTCTACAGAGACATGTATTCCAGTTCCAAGGCATAATACAACGCTACTAACCGATGCTTATGCAGGAATTCCTGAGAATTTATTGTTGAATTTTATTGGATTTTTG CTGCTTGTTATCTTGTTCGGTTTATTACGTAAAAAAGCATGGAACTATGGACGTCTTGCATTACTGAATAAAATGAATGTTAGATGGATGGAAATATTTTATGGAGACAATGAAGGTAGAGATGCAGATGCTTTGTGCATAGAAACTTCTGTTAATTCACAGTTGTCACAAGTTGATAGAGGTTTTCTATCATGGATCGTCACTGCATTTAAAGTTAC CGATGATGAACTGCTGAAACGAGCAGGTCCAGATGGTTTACTGTATATATCATTTGAACGTCATTTAATCATCTTAACATGCTTAATGCTTATTGTATCATTATGCATAGCTTTACCAATTaactttcatggtaacatgcaAGGTGATAATGCAACATTTGGACACACAACGTTATCAAACCTAGATCCAATGTCCACGTGGATTTGGGTCCATACAGTTTTACTTTTATCCTATTTACCAATTGGCGGCTATATTATGAGACATTTTTTGAAAAAG GTACGAGATTCTAAACATGGCGGTGAGTTAGCAGCTAGAACACTATTAATAACAGAAATACCAAAGCATCAATGCAATATACAAATTCTTACTGATTATTTCTC GCATACATTTCCTACTTTAACAGTAGAAGATGTTACATTGGCTTATGATATTAGACGGCTTTCagcgttaaacatagaaaaagATTGTGCTGAGCAAGCTCGTTTATATTGTGAAAACTATGCAAGAAGAAGGGAACCATTAAAGATGTATCCATATCCATGTGGTCAAGTCATTGGCTGTTGTTgtaaaaat CAAATTGATGCTCAAACATTTTATGCGAATGAAGAAATACGATTGACCGAATTAgtcgaagaagaaaagaaagtgGCACTAAATAGACCTTTAGGAGTAGCATTTGTAACTTTAG GTACGCCTGGTGCGGCTAAAGCTATGAAGAAACACTTGTGCTCTTTGCCTAGTTTAAAATGGGTTGTAGATTATGCCCCAACACCATCTGACATCTTTTGGGAAAATCTAAGCGTTGCAAGGCCATGTTGGTACTTAAATGCTGTTTTAATCAACTTTGCATTAGGCATTGTACTATTTTTTCTTACCACACCTGCTGTAA TAGTATCTGCTTTGAACAAGCTACCAATTACTGGAGAGATTATGAATCTTAGTCCAGTAGTTTCATCTTTCCTTCCAACTGTGCTATTAGTAAGCGTGGCTGCTTTAATGCCTGTATTAGTGGCAAGAAGTGAATCATTAGTTAGACATTGGACTAGAAGCAGCCTAAATCGAGCAGTAATGACAAAAACATTACTCCTTTTACTATTGATGGTTCTAATATTACCTAGCTTGGGTCTAACCAGTGCACAAGCATTTTTAGATTGGACTGTTAATGCAGCAAATGACACTGAAAGATGGGACTGCGTGTTTTTACCTGATCAG GGTGCTCTGTTTGTAAATTACGTAATTACGGCAGCTTTGCTTGGAAGCGGACTGGAATTGGTCAGGTTCCCTGAATTAGCTTTATATACATTCagattatgtatagctcgtagtaGAGCGGAAAGAATACATGTTAGAAAAGCAGTATTATGGGAATTTCCTTTAGGCGCTCATTATGCCTGGTTACTCTTAGTCTTTACTATGACAACAGTGTACAGTTTGGCCTGTCCATTAATTACACCCTTCGGACTGTTGTATCTTGTTGTGAAACATTTG GTGGATCGGCATAACTTATGTTTTGCTTATGGACCCAGTATTGGCGGTGGTCAATTGGCAGGAGCAGCAGCAAGTGCTACCGGAGCTGCACCAATTTTGGCTCAAGCTGCAATGTTAGCTTTAGGTTTAGTAAGAAGAGGACTATCGCCTTTAGCTGCAGTGCAACTTAGCGGTCTTGCTGCAAGTATCTTGGGTCTTGTCACAGGCGCTACTTTACCTGCATCAAAGCCTAAA ACACAAACGCAAAAAAGAGATTTATCGGCCGGTCAAAATTTTGTTGCTCCTGTATTGCGACAGAAACAAACCTCATTAGAAGAAGTTGTATCCGCAGATTTGAATTCTGATCTTAATCTACCAGAGTCAACGAATACTAGCCCTACGGTACAAGACAGTCCAAAACTCTATCAAAATTATGGTAAAGAATCTGAGGCTTGA